The Xylanibacillus composti genomic interval AATTAGGGGGCTTGATAGTTACAGGCAGCAGTCATTCGCTAAGTTGCTTACATCCACTCATGGTCCTTTCGCCTTATGCTCTCGATCCCATTTTTCGCACCGCTATACAGACCGACCGCACTTAAACCGAGCGTAATGCCCACCAGCACGCCCTGTCCCAAATTGTCCGGCGCCACATAACTGATCCCTGCTGCCACACCCAGCACAAGCGCCGCGATAGGCGCCCACGACTTCGGAAAGCCGACCGCCGTTGCCGCCGAAACCAAACCCAAGATGACTGGAACCAGCGCAATATTATATATTTCAACATCCATCATACGTGTGATTCCTCCTTTAAGTATGCGTCGTATCCTTGCTCCCGCAATTGCTGCGCGAGCCGTTCTGCGTTTGTTTTGTAACGAAAAGCGCCGACCTGCACCCGGTATAGAGGTGCGGTCGACGCCTGAGAAGAAGAGGGCTGCTGCGGCTGACGAGGCTGCAAGCTGTACCTGCTTGCCAACCCATCTGCAATCGCCTTGGCGCATAAGCGCCTATAACTGTCCTGCTGCAGCAATGCGGCCGATTCCTTGCAGGTCATAAACTCGCATTCCACGAGAATGGCCGTCATCGCCGTCTCCCGCAGCACATGGAAGTTCGCCGCCTTGACCCCGCGATCCGGGCGGCCGGTCTGACGAATCAGCGACTGATGCACCGCCGTTGCCAGCTCTACCGAATCCTTGGGACGCGTGGTGTACACATAGGTTTCAATTCCCATGACTGCGTTCCACGATCCATCGCCGAAAGCATTCGCATGAATCGAGACAAAGGCGTCCGCCCCCCAAGCGTTGGCGGCATCCGTACGCTCCTTCAGCGGCACATCGCGGCTGCCGTCATCGGCATGGGTGAACTTCGTCTCCACCGCTTCGTACTTCGCCAGTGCCTCTCTCAAATACCGAGCCACCGCCTGGTTAAATTGAAATTCCCGCATCGCGCCATCCGGCGTTCGCTTCCCCGGCGTATCCGGCCCGTGTCCGGCGTCTATTGCGATTTTCAAGCGGCGGCCTTGTTGATTGTTTGCGACAGCCATTCGCCCTCACCCCTTTTTTGCAAGCTGTGACTGCAACTCGTCCAATTTTTCGATGACAATGTCGTATTTCTTGGCGAACTTCGATAAGACTTCGTAGTGGCGCTTGGACCGATCCTCAGACTCTTTCCGTATTTCTGCGATTTCTTGGCGGTATAGTTCCTCACGGTTGTTATACGTTCTGAGCGTCCACCAAAACAAGAAAACGAAAAGAACCGCGAACGGCCCGTATAACGCGAAGTAGTCTATCATATCGATACCTTCAGGCATTGCCAAGCCTCCCTCCCGTTCTATTTAGCGACTTCAATCTCCGCGAGCTCCCATAAAATTAATTCCTGCGCTCTCGTCGGACAATGTCTGAGCCTGATACGGTCACTGTTATCGACTCTTAGTCCTGGTCTGAATGTTATCAATTCTGGGTTTAATGAAAACAACATCTGACTTGAGCGCAGCATTCTGCGGACCTCCGTTGCAACCTTCAACTATGATCTGCATTGCCGATTCGGCCGGATAGCACACCGCTAATCGCAGCTGATGCCGATTAAACACCCATTGACTCCATGACAGTACTCTCCCATAGGGTCAATTACTCTTGATCTGCAATTGTCGGCCCATTTCCCCACACTGCCATAATTGCATTGGCCTGTGCAGGTGGCAACTCACCATTTATTGCAGCGCGTCCCGCCGCATTATTGACGAATGCTATGCGGTGTGGCTGTCCAATTGGATACTCGACACCATCAACTATGACATATTGCTGAGTTTTAACGCTGACACTGTCAGGTGTCAACATATCCAGTGTGATTTTTTTAATCATTGTTACCTTTACCTCCCCTATAATATATTAATTTACAAAATATGTTATTGATCCTGTGATGCTTGTCGAATTGGTTATTAAATTCCCGCTAGCTTCAATGGTTATGTCCTCAGTCTGACCCCTTTTCCTTAAAAGGATCGTTACTGCGTGAGAATTCACCGTAAGACCTACAGCATAATATCCCGACCCCAAGTCTGCGTTTACGATTCTAACCGTCCCCACAATTCCGAAATTACTCCCAGAACTAAATGGTAGACCGCGAACAAAAGACGCCCCAACCGAGTCGCCTTTATTACTTAATGTGAGCTGAAACTGACAGTGCACCATACGTCCAATTTTGATGTATCTACCAACTTGTAGAGAATAAGCATGTGAACCATCACTTATTGACCCTGCAAATCTTGGCGTCCATACACCTTCTTCATAATCAAGAGGAGTACCCGCTGACGCTATCGCTTGCCTAGTCCTGAGGGGTGTCATATAAACATTGTTCGATGTGCCTGCTTCTGCCGCCGCCTGCGTCGCGATACTATAGTTCTGTACATTGCCTAGACCAACATCGTCTTTTACAAGCGAGACTGCCCCTGTTTTCCCCGCTACACTGGTAACCGGAAAATTCACGGCATGCGTATGACTTGCAGCAGTTGTGCTGTTGGTACTAGAAGTTGAGAGGGTCCCGGGTGTGCCTAATGAAATGGTTCGATTCGCGGTGAGATCTCCTCCCCCCGAAAGACCATTTCCTGCAGTAATGGTACGGGATGCAGGAGCTTGTTGAACATTGTCTACATTACCTAGCCCAACTTGTGATTTCGTGACGCTATGCGGGTTGTCGGTTCGATTAGCATGCGTGTCTACCTTTTCTTGTGCCCCGGCAGGGGTTTCCTTCGCGTTCCAGGCGGCGCGTTCGGATGCAGTCACATGGGCGGAAGCGTTGCCAACATGTGCATCCAAATCGGCTTGCGCGGCGGCAGCACTATCGATCGCGTCAATCAGCGCCTGCTCGTTCTCCAGTGTGACGTTGTCACTCGCCTCCGGACGCGGCAGTCCTAGTCTTGGTGTTGTTGTCGCCATATTCCACACTCCTTTACTGTTTGTACGTTTCCCAATCTGCCCAGGTGAGTTCCTTCGCATCTACGTCCGCCCAAGTGAGTGAGTACGAGTCCAGAGCCTCGTAGGTCATGAACGTAAATTCGAAGTGAATCGCCAAATGAGCAGGCACAATCTCCCGAAGCGCTCTGCGAATATCGTCCAGATTCTCGGGAACACCATGGTTGCTGATGAAGGTGATCGTCACCGAGAAGTTGGCCGGATCTTCCGTCACATCCACCTCACCGTTGTCATAGGCCTCGGCCACTGCCTTCACAAGCGAGACCGTCACGGTTCCTACCCCGCGCAGCTTTGACTTGATGACGGAGCGGCGCTGATTCCGCGGCTTCGCTACATCAACAGGGATGCCGCATATCCGTTCCCAATGCGCCAAGCCCCAGGTGGCCGTGTCCACGAACAGCTGGTTCAGTACGTCACGGATCGCTGCATTCAGCCCGTTCAATTCCGCAGCCTCTCGGTCCAGCAGTTGTTCCGCCTCACGCACCTCCCTGTAATAAGGGGGCATATAGTCGCTCATCGCCTGTCTGAGGTTACGCATGCAGATTCACCGTCCCCAGCACGGCGACATGCTCTTCGTCAATCGCGATGTTCGTAGCGCCGCCATTCACCGTCAGATCGCTGTAGTCGAGCACAGCCGGCGCTTCGAGAATGACATTGGCGATCTTCGCATAGCGGACAATCGGATCCAGGAAAGCCAAGGTTTTCAAATAAGCTTGAAGCCCCTCCTCTATTTGCGCTTGCGCCTGGGACATCGAGGCCCCTTGGACAAGCGTCAATCCAGCCGATACATGGATCGGCGTTTCCGTCGCAGCCTCTACGGTCACCTGTGCGCCAATCGGACGTACCGATTCAATATAGGCGGCAACTTCCTCTACCTTGGAAACTGGCGGAGCTGTCCGCGCATCGTCCAACACCACCACCTTCACAGTAAGCGGACCGTTCCACTGCGGGAACACCTTGACCGCCGCAATGCCGGGCACTTCCTTCGCCCATTGCTCGTAATGGTGGGCATTGCCACTGGTCGATGGTTTCCGTACCCGGTCCAGATACCGTTGCAAATAGGCAGCATCGGACTCCCGGTCGGTTCCTCCGTCGAAAGCCGCCTCATTCGTTACCGTCAAGATGCCTGCCAAATTGCCGCGAATCAAGCTGATTGCCCCGGCTCTGACATTGCCCGATGCCCCTCCAGCGACAGCTTCTGCTGCAAGCACGACCGTGCCCGCAGACTCGCCGGGGATCATCCCTGCTTCCTTCGTGACAAAGGATACTGACTCCGGACCGGCAGTTGCCAACTCGGTTCCCTTCGGAATCGACGTGCCGGACGGCCCCGAAAATGCCACGCTCCCAACAGCCTTCACTGCCTGCTTCCGGTATATGCCCAATTCGCCGCAACGCTTGTCTAAATACTCACCGTAAGAAGTATCCGCAAACCCCGCCTGCAGCACCTGATCCAGCTCAACATAGGTCAACGCCAGCTCAATTGCTGCGGGCGACAGCAAATCATGGGTGACCGATCCCTGCCGCTTGTCGATATCCTCTGGCGAAGCGTCCAGCATTCTTTGTAAAATAGCTTGTTTCGTCTGATGTTCATACGCCATCTCGCACCCTCACCTCCTCCGTCACGCTGCCTTCCGTAGTTGTTACGTGTACGTCCACCCATAGACCATCGTCCTCCAGGCGAAGCCCGGTTACTTCAATAGCTGTTATACGGTCATCCTGCAGCAGCGCCTCTTCCAGCAACCGAGGGATTTCACTCTTGAGCCAAGCCAGATCCCCGCTGCGTCCCATTAACGCTTCGATCTCGCTGCCATAGCGGTCATCATAGATCGGATAGCGTCCTCGAGCAGTTGCCAACGTCTTGCGAACGAATTGCTGGACAGCCGTCCGTCCGTCAATTGTACCGGCCAAACGCCCTCCGTCTATGTCCAACCTGTACGTTCTGCTCGGCTGCTTGTCCGGGTTACGCCAGGCAGCGGGTACGTTCTGCAGTTGACTAGGAACTAAACTCATCGTGCCTTCACCACCTTGCATATCACCATAAACTGCTGATCCCCGTTCATGGACAACAGCAGGACACGATCGCCGGTCTTCCACGGGGAGCGTATCTCCATGTGCATGTCCGCCCCCATTCCCTCCATGCGAACCGTGCGCTCATGCTCCAGCCAGTCCGCGGCAATGTACAAGTCCTCCGCATCGAGCTCCCAACGGATATGGTCCGGTTGGACCCGCATGCCTGGAGGCGGAGCTGTCACGGTGCCCAGCAGAAAACGATCCTGCGGCTTGCCGCTTTGCTGCCGGATCAGCTGCACCCACCTGCTGTAGGGATTCCCCTCAAGCGTCTCCATGTGTGTTCTCCCTCCTGTCGCGCTTGCTTGTACTTCCTTCTCTTATCCTGCTTGATCCGCTTCCATCGACGGCAAATCATCGGTGAAGGACAGTGTCAGTCTCATGCGATGCCCCGTCGGACCAATCGTGTGCGAGTCAGAGGAAACGTAGAATGCTCCATCGGTTTCGGTTAAAGCATCCTTCACATAGATGAGCTTGCCTGCAAGAACGTCCAGATTTCCGATGGCCTCCACCTCTGTCTGCTGCTGAACTTTGCCCACGGCAGCCAGCAAACTGCGGGCCAGCTGATCCATCTCGGATCGCGTCATTTCTGGATCGACGCTTTCCAGATGCTGCATCAAGCCATAGCGAGCCACTAGCGCCGCATCCTCCCGAACAGCCTCAACCGGATTGCGATCCCGATCCGAGGCGACGACCTTCACGCGGGTGCTCATCTCCTCAATCGAGCGAGTTGCAGATATATCGAGCAGTGTGGACCCGCTGCGGAGCATCCATTGCAGTACGTTACGGCTGCGATTGACGAGATGCAGCTTGCCCTCGCGAGACTGCAGGTGGAAGCGCTGCTGATTCTGCTTGGCCGTCTCCGTCAAGGCCATCACCATCATGTTCCAAAGCGACTGATTCGCCATCTTCAAATCCGGTATCACATAGCCCGTATCGTCCAACTCGCCAGTCTGCAAGTGAAAATCCGCACACAGCTCGCGTATAAATTGAGTCGCCGTCTGGCGTCGAATTCTTCGCGAATCTGTATTGCGAGTCAAATAAATACTCTCGTCATAGGCAACCCACGACTCCTCCGCCCTGCCGTTGCGCGACGAGCTGAACAAGATCCCGCGAAACTGCTCTTGCCCATCCTGCAGCCAGCGGATGGTGTCGCCCTCTGCCAGCGGCAGCGCCCGGTTTTCGCCATTCGTGGTATTGCGCAGATTGAATTCTAGCCTGCGGGGCGCTTGCACAATATCGCCCGACCACGTCATGCCGGTGATGAGCGCCGCAATCTCGCGCTGCTCGTTCCAAATCACTTCCGCTCCCTTCATCCTGCCGGCACCTCCAGCACCTGGCCCGGATGAATGAGATTCGGGTTCGGACCAATCACTTGCCGGTTCGCGTCATACAATTCCCGCCAGCGGTCGCCGTTTCCTAACATGCGCTTGGCAATGAGCCAAAGCGAGTCCTGCGCTTTGACTACATACACGCGGGCGCTCTCTTGTTCCTCAGGAGCTCGGCTGCGCTGCTCTGGCAAGACTTCTTCCCGGATCGTGGGAAAAACATATTCCTTCAAGGTTAAATCGTAAAACACATCCCCCGGGTGACCGCTTACTTCCCTATATTGAAATGACCGAATCGTCGCTGCGACGTTCAGCTTGGGACCTCCCAACTGCTCTGTATCGGCAACGGCCACTTGAAAGCGCATCGGACGGCCGGATGCCTGCCACTTCTCAATCTGCCGCACGAGCGACCAGGGGTCCGGCACTGGCTGATACTCGCAATACGACGGATGATAATCCCTAGGGAAAAATGAAGCAAACGAGATTTCACGCAGCTTACGCTCGCCAATTACAGTGCGCTCGCCCAGTTGCAGCACGTCGAAATCCTCAAAGGCATGCTGCGCAGACACCGAGATTGTCTCGGGATTGACTGGAAGCTGAATGATCTCCGCTCCATTATTGAAGCTCAGCCAATATTTCAGCTCTGACGGCATGGATGTACCGCCTCCTTTCCTTCTTGCGTGCTACACAAGCGCCCCGGCTTCCATTACTCGTCCGGCAATCGCGTTCGCGATCCGGTCAATATCTGCTTCTTCCCGTACCACGATGGTATCCGCCAGCTTGCCGAGCTGCAGCGAACGTTGATTCGAATGTGAATAATTGCGGTTCTCCGCAGCCGTCAAAACCCGCTCCCCCTTGTGCAACTCTGCCACATACCCGTCGTATGGGACATAAGCCAAGCCGGACGCATGGGAGCCGTTAATTTTAGGGAGGGCACCCGTCTTCCCGTCACCGATTGCAAACCATTTGCCTATATCCGTAACCCAATCAGGGATCTTCACCCTTTTGATCATGTCTACAAACTGGCTGATTATTTCCGAAACCCAATTAAACGATTTGTAAAGCCCATCCAATATCGGCTCGACGATACTCCACACGGCTTCCAAGATCGTCCCCAACAACGGGAGCAACGGGATGACAATATTCTCCACCAGCCAGCTGATCGCATTGGAAAGCTGTCCCACCATATCGGACAGTATTGGGAACACTTTGTTGAAAATATCCATGACTGTAGGCAAAATGGTAGCGATTAATTCGCCAATTGTCCGGAAATAGTTGCCCAACATATCAAACACAGGCTGAAGATTGCTAATAGTTGCTTGAAGGGCTTCGACGAACTGATCCCACTTCGGTTGAATAGCCCCTACTACAGACATCATTCCGTTCTGCAATCCTTGCAGTACTGGCTGCAGCCATTGCATCATCGATTGAAACATCTGCATGAAGCTTCCGCCCTTCGCGCTAAGGAAAGCGAACGCTTGAGATAAACCAGTTGCTAAGCCGGACAAGGTATTCGAGCCAAATTCAATAACGGCCTTCATCGCATCGCTGGACATCCATGCGTTGATTTGGTTCAGGATCGGCTTCAAGTGATCCAGAGCCTGCACCCCCATGTCCTTGAAAGCCAAGGAAGCTCTCTCCTTAATCGCGTCAAATTGAGCGGTAGTAGTGCCTTCCAGCCGTTCCAGGAAGCTGTTGTCCCAGCCTTTCCCGCCCATAATCTCGTCAATCTTCTTCAGTTGCTCTTCCAGCGGCGCTTTAACAATCGGGTCCAGCACATCCTGCGGCACTTGCAAGGCCCTGGCGAGACTGCTTGCATCCCCTTCGGCAAGATGTCTAAGCGCATCGGCCGCTCCTTTCAAGCCGACCTCGGGGTTGGCCGCTCCCATCCGCTCACTTAGATTGGTCATTTGCTCCAACGCCGACATATCGTTGCTAATGGAAGCCAAGACGCCGGATATTCCAACGAATTGATCTTTTTTGAAAACCGAAGCGGCTGCCCGATCTTCTAAGTAGCTGTAAAATTCATCCGCTTTCTGCTGATCTCCCTCAAATCTCGCAGATAAGGTAACTTGCTCATACTCGCTGGCGGCGGCAGCTCCAATCGTTCGTTGCAGCAGCTTCGCATCCTCCACAAGTTTCATGACTCCCAACGCCAAGGAACCCATGATGCCGAATGTGCCCTTGAGCACGCCGCCGACCATCTTCCCGGCGGAGCCGACTTTCCCAAAGGCGCCTTTCATGGCATTGCCGATCTTGGACATGCCTTGCAAGGTGCTGTTGATGAGAGGAAGGCCTTTCAGCATATTGCCAAGCTTGGGAAGGCTTTTCAATGCCGTTCCGATGAGAGGAAGGCCTTTCAGCAGATTCCCCGTTTTGGACAAGCCTTTCCCAATGCCTCCTGCAATAGCGGAGATCGTCCCCGCCACACCCGATTTGGCAGAGGATGAACCTTTCCCGCCAGATGATCCCGATGATGTGCTTTTCTTGCACGCACTGGCGACGTCGCGTAGCGCCTTTTCTACTAACTGCAATACAGGGATCAGATTTGTGATCGTCCTGTTTAAAGAACGCATCACCCTGGAGGAAGCGCCTTGTTGTCCGTTCTTCATAGCCTTCTGCTGTGCTTTGCTCGCTCGGTCGAGCGCGTTCGCAGCCGCGCGCTGGGTAGCAGCCGATTGCTGCGCGCTCTTCGTTGCTGCCTGCTGGGTTTTGAAAGTTCGCTCCATCGATTTGACCGCATTTTCCTGCAATTTCGCTGATTTGCTCAGCATGGAGGAAGCTTGATCCAGCTTCTTGACCACCGAAGCCATGCTGCCCACGATCTGATTTAAGCCTTTAGCCGCTTGCCCTATCTGTTCAGCCATAACCTAACCTCCCTTCTGTCGGTTGCTGTGCTTGCGCTCTTCCTCTAGAGCAAGCAAGACCGAAGCGTACATAAAGGTGCGCACGCCCGCCGGTTTGTTATAGACTTCGTCAGGAGGCAATCCCCACCTCTGAAATATGACATGGAGAAGAAAGGGGACCCCGCCTGACCGAATCAGTTTTTTGCTTCTTCTACCGCTTCCTCCTCGTCGCCGAACCCGGACAGCTGCAGGATATCTCCCGTCAGCCTCACAATCTCGCCGGCTAAGAGCCGTTTCTGAATGACATCGGTCGGGGTGGGCCCGAATGCGTCGAGCAAGGCCTTATCGGTCCAATCAGGCACCAGGCAAGCCTTCTCAATTAACAGTGCGCCGAACTTCTCTTCATCTACCTGCTTCCCGTTTCGGGTCGGATAGGAAGCCTGTTCCCGAATACGGTTAATCGTCTTGCCGTCCAGCGCCTGAATGTGAAATTCGGCATCGAACCGTTTCATCCATAATTTCTTCTCTGGCCTCATCTCGGTATCAAGCAGCTTGCGCAACAATGTCTCTTGATGGACTTCCGTCATGGTTCAACCGTCTCCTTTTTTGTATGAACTCACGCCCGCGAAGAAACCTTCTCCTCTTCTCCTCGCTGGCCCCTATATGCTTGCCAACCTATGAAAAAAGGAAGCGGCTGCCGGGCCGCTCCCTCTGGGTAGCTGATCGATCCTTACGCGCTGATGGCGTCCAAGTATTCAAATCCGTCGAACACAAACGGCCATTCCTGCTCAATCACAGCGCCGTGCTCGAATTTCATGATATCGATCTTGGTGAACTGTACGCCCTTCAGCCGGACACGCTCATGTCCGTATGCTTCCGGATCAGCGAGCTTCAAGATCAAATCACAGACGAACGCGCCTTGCTTGTCATCTGTAATTTGCGCCACGCTTTGGGCAAGCTCCGAGGTAATCTTGTATCCCGTAATTGTACCGGAGTATTTAATGGTGCCGGCTTTGTTCCCGATGGCCCGCGTTCCCGACCGCTTGATTTCCTCATAAGTAATTTCCGCAGACGCTTCAGCGGTATGGAAGTTCGTCAGCCATTGGCCATCCTTCCAGACAGAGCCGAACTCGCCTTTGATTACACGACTAGATTCCAGCATTCGATCTCATCCTTTCTTATTATGAATTCAATTAGAGGCTGACTGTCAGGAAAATGCGCTCCATGCTGTCCACTTCGGTATAGCTGATCGCCAGATACACCGCATCGCCAACAGACGGGAACTGCGGGTCCAAACCTACAGCTGGCGCGGTCAGCACATTGGCCGTCTCCAATGTTTCCAAGTAAGCCTTCACGGCGGCAATGAGGGCAGCCTGTCCATCGGCATGATTATCAATCTTGCCAATATAAGC includes:
- a CDS encoding N-acetylmuramoyl-L-alanine amidase; this encodes MAVANNQQGRRLKIAIDAGHGPDTPGKRTPDGAMREFQFNQAVARYLREALAKYEAVETKFTHADDGSRDVPLKERTDAANAWGADAFVSIHANAFGDGSWNAVMGIETYVYTTRPKDSVELATAVHQSLIRQTGRPDRGVKAANFHVLRETAMTAILVECEFMTCKESAALLQQDSYRRLCAKAIADGLASRYSLQPRQPQQPSSSQASTAPLYRVQVGAFRYKTNAERLAQQLREQGYDAYLKEESHV
- a CDS encoding BhlA/UviB family holin-like peptide translates to MPEGIDMIDYFALYGPFAVLFVFLFWWTLRTYNNREELYRQEIAEIRKESEDRSKRHYEVLSKFAKKYDIVIEKLDELQSQLAKKG
- a CDS encoding YmfQ family protein; amino-acid sequence: MRNLRQAMSDYMPPYYREVREAEQLLDREAAELNGLNAAIRDVLNQLFVDTATWGLAHWERICGIPVDVAKPRNQRRSVIKSKLRGVGTVTVSLVKAVAEAYDNGEVDVTEDPANFSVTITFISNHGVPENLDDIRRALREIVPAHLAIHFEFTFMTYEALDSYSLTWADVDAKELTWADWETYKQ
- a CDS encoding baseplate J/gp47 family protein, coding for MAYEHQTKQAILQRMLDASPEDIDKRQGSVTHDLLSPAAIELALTYVELDQVLQAGFADTSYGEYLDKRCGELGIYRKQAVKAVGSVAFSGPSGTSIPKGTELATAGPESVSFVTKEAGMIPGESAGTVVLAAEAVAGGASGNVRAGAISLIRGNLAGILTVTNEAAFDGGTDRESDAAYLQRYLDRVRKPSTSGNAHHYEQWAKEVPGIAAVKVFPQWNGPLTVKVVVLDDARTAPPVSKVEEVAAYIESVRPIGAQVTVEAATETPIHVSAGLTLVQGASMSQAQAQIEEGLQAYLKTLAFLDPIVRYAKIANVILEAPAVLDYSDLTVNGGATNIAIDEEHVAVLGTVNLHA
- a CDS encoding DUF2634 domain-containing protein, producing the protein MSLVPSQLQNVPAAWRNPDKQPSRTYRLDIDGGRLAGTIDGRTAVQQFVRKTLATARGRYPIYDDRYGSEIEALMGRSGDLAWLKSEIPRLLEEALLQDDRITAIEVTGLRLEDDGLWVDVHVTTTEGSVTEEVRVRDGV
- a CDS encoding DUF2577 family protein, encoding METLEGNPYSRWVQLIRQQSGKPQDRFLLGTVTAPPPGMRVQPDHIRWELDAEDLYIAADWLEHERTVRMEGMGADMHMEIRSPWKTGDRVLLLSMNGDQQFMVICKVVKAR
- a CDS encoding XkdQ/YqbQ family protein; translated protein: MKGAEVIWNEQREIAALITGMTWSGDIVQAPRRLEFNLRNTTNGENRALPLAEGDTIRWLQDGQEQFRGILFSSSRNGRAEESWVAYDESIYLTRNTDSRRIRRQTATQFIRELCADFHLQTGELDDTGYVIPDLKMANQSLWNMMVMALTETAKQNQQRFHLQSREGKLHLVNRSRNVLQWMLRSGSTLLDISATRSIEEMSTRVKVVASDRDRNPVEAVREDAALVARYGLMQHLESVDPEMTRSEMDQLARSLLAAVGKVQQQTEVEAIGNLDVLAGKLIYVKDALTETDGAFYVSSDSHTIGPTGHRMRLTLSFTDDLPSMEADQAG
- a CDS encoding LysM peptidoglycan-binding domain-containing protein, which encodes MPSELKYWLSFNNGAEIIQLPVNPETISVSAQHAFEDFDVLQLGERTVIGERKLREISFASFFPRDYHPSYCEYQPVPDPWSLVRQIEKWQASGRPMRFQVAVADTEQLGGPKLNVAATIRSFQYREVSGHPGDVFYDLTLKEYVFPTIREEVLPEQRSRAPEEQESARVYVVKAQDSLWLIAKRMLGNGDRWRELYDANRQVIGPNPNLIHPGQVLEVPAG
- a CDS encoding phage tail protein, which gives rise to MAEQIGQAAKGLNQIVGSMASVVKKLDQASSMLSKSAKLQENAVKSMERTFKTQQAATKSAQQSAATQRAAANALDRASKAQQKAMKNGQQGASSRVMRSLNRTITNLIPVLQLVEKALRDVASACKKSTSSGSSGGKGSSSAKSGVAGTISAIAGGIGKGLSKTGNLLKGLPLIGTALKSLPKLGNMLKGLPLINSTLQGMSKIGNAMKGAFGKVGSAGKMVGGVLKGTFGIMGSLALGVMKLVEDAKLLQRTIGAAAASEYEQVTLSARFEGDQQKADEFYSYLEDRAAASVFKKDQFVGISGVLASISNDMSALEQMTNLSERMGAANPEVGLKGAADALRHLAEGDASSLARALQVPQDVLDPIVKAPLEEQLKKIDEIMGGKGWDNSFLERLEGTTTAQFDAIKERASLAFKDMGVQALDHLKPILNQINAWMSSDAMKAVIEFGSNTLSGLATGLSQAFAFLSAKGGSFMQMFQSMMQWLQPVLQGLQNGMMSVVGAIQPKWDQFVEALQATISNLQPVFDMLGNYFRTIGELIATILPTVMDIFNKVFPILSDMVGQLSNAISWLVENIVIPLLPLLGTILEAVWSIVEPILDGLYKSFNWVSEIISQFVDMIKRVKIPDWVTDIGKWFAIGDGKTGALPKINGSHASGLAYVPYDGYVAELHKGERVLTAAENRNYSHSNQRSLQLGKLADTIVVREEADIDRIANAIAGRVMEAGALV
- a CDS encoding phage tail assembly chaperone, with product MTEVHQETLLRKLLDTEMRPEKKLWMKRFDAEFHIQALDGKTINRIREQASYPTRNGKQVDEEKFGALLIEKACLVPDWTDKALLDAFGPTPTDVIQKRLLAGEIVRLTGDILQLSGFGDEEEAVEEAKN
- a CDS encoding phage tail tube protein — translated: MLESSRVIKGEFGSVWKDGQWLTNFHTAEASAEITYEEIKRSGTRAIGNKAGTIKYSGTITGYKITSELAQSVAQITDDKQGAFVCDLILKLADPEAYGHERVRLKGVQFTKIDIMKFEHGAVIEQEWPFVFDGFEYLDAISA